The Neospora caninum Liverpool complete genome, chromosome X genome includes a region encoding these proteins:
- a CDS encoding putative DNA-binding protein HU, translating to QLLLAESFKVPAGGSFSSITSTQSFVASGKYDGKPAFAAIQESVTAGPQMRRVASALSIRLPDGARTSNGRLSAESFTLGPLRASSAAGETAEDDEASNASTSQVVTRKDLVASVAAELQLSRADVERTVGALLRHIAASLEQGQKVSISKFGSFGLRRRGERVARNPRTGEPLNVPATTFPTFSFSKVLKDKVRDVMPAHEDDGDDDSEEPKKKGLFSWN from the exons CAACTGCTGCTGGCAGAAAGCTTCAAAGTCCCGGCCGGAGGAAGTTTCTCCTCGATCACATCGACGCAAAGCTTCGTTGCTTCTGGAAAGTATGACGGGAAACCCGCGTTCGCCGCAATTCAAGAGTCAGTGACGGCGGGGCCTCAGATGCGACGGGTCGCGTCGGCGCTGTCTATCAGGCTCCCCGATGGCGCTCGCACATCCAATGGTCGCCTTTCTGCGGAATCGTTTACCCTCGGCCCGCTacgcgcttcttccgctgcagGCGAAACAGCTGAAGACGACGAG GCATCCAATGCATCGACGAGTCAGGTGGTGACGCGTAAGGATCTTGTCGCCTCCGTAGCAGCTGAGCTGCAACTCTCTCGGGCAGATGTGGAGCGAACTGTCGGTGCACTCCTGCGACACATCGCCGCCAGCTTGGAGCAGGGACAAAAGGTGTCCATCTCAAAGTTCGGCAGCTTCGGTCTGAGACGTCGAGGCGAAAGAGTCGCAAGAAATCCCCGTACTGGCGAACCACTGAATGTCCCCGCCACAACTTTCCCGACTTTCAGCTTCTCCAAGGTTCTGAAAGACAAAGTGCGCGACGTCATGCCTGCTCatgaagacgacggcgatGACGACTCTGAAGagccgaagaaaaaaggccTGTTTT